The following proteins come from a genomic window of Vallitaleaceae bacterium 9-2:
- a CDS encoding glycoside hydrolase family 88 protein, whose amino-acid sequence MRYEMNSDDKMYLENFYKKLERKLSVQCDRLGSIMPYTTENGQYFDMGQRHLEAWTNGFYCGILWQMYHATKKEKYKVNAEKIEERLDEALTKFVHLDHDVGFQWLHTSVANYRLTNNEKSLERSLHAANILAGRFNTQGNFIRAWNDSEKMGITIIDCLMNLPLLHFAFKETNNYAYKHIAISHADMALEYLIRPDGSCHHIAKFDAKTGAFIENLGGQGYGLNSSWSRGQAWAIYGMALAYRYTKDEKYLNAAKTCAAYFLANIALNDYIALLDFRSPKEPKYIDTTASACAICGLLEIAEFVPELEKSLYVESSLKCIKALEKYCCFDVDKDSILSYGSARYDRSSDREVPIIYGDYFLTEGILRLLAKDFLIW is encoded by the coding sequence ATGAGGTACGAGATGAACAGTGATGATAAAATGTATTTAGAGAATTTCTATAAAAAATTAGAAAGAAAACTTTCGGTGCAATGCGATAGATTAGGAAGTATTATGCCTTATACCACAGAAAACGGACAGTATTTTGATATGGGACAAAGGCATTTAGAGGCTTGGACCAACGGATTTTATTGTGGCATACTTTGGCAAATGTATCATGCGACGAAAAAAGAAAAATATAAAGTTAATGCAGAAAAAATTGAAGAACGATTAGATGAAGCATTAACAAAATTTGTGCATCTAGACCACGATGTAGGGTTTCAATGGTTACATACTTCGGTAGCGAACTATAGATTAACAAATAATGAAAAATCCTTAGAAAGAAGTCTACATGCAGCAAATATTTTAGCAGGTAGGTTTAATACACAGGGAAATTTTATCCGAGCTTGGAACGATTCAGAAAAGATGGGAATTACGATTATTGACTGTTTAATGAATTTACCGCTTTTACATTTTGCTTTTAAAGAAACGAATAATTATGCCTATAAGCATATTGCGATTTCTCATGCGGACATGGCTCTAGAGTATTTAATACGTCCAGATGGTTCTTGTCATCATATTGCAAAATTTGATGCCAAAACAGGAGCTTTTATTGAAAACTTAGGTGGTCAAGGCTATGGTCTGAATTCTTCTTGGAGTCGAGGTCAAGCTTGGGCAATTTATGGGATGGCTTTAGCATATAGGTATACAAAGGATGAAAAATATTTAAATGCTGCAAAAACGTGTGCAGCGTATTTTTTAGCAAATATAGCCTTAAATGATTATATTGCGTTACTTGATTTTAGATCACCTAAGGAGCCTAAGTATATTGATACAACAGCCTCTGCCTGTGCAATATGTGGACTGTTGGAGATTGCTGAATTTGTCCCGGAGCTAGAAAAATCACTATATGTAGAGTCTTCATTAAAATGCATAAAAGCGTTAGAAAAATATTGCTGTTTTGATGTAGATAAGGATTCAATACTATCGTATGGATCGGCGAGGTATGATCGATCATCAGATAGAGAAGTTCCAATTATATACGGAGATTATTTTTTAACGGAAGGAATTTTAAGATTATTAGCTAAAGATTTTTTAATATGGTAA
- a CDS encoding uroporphyrinogen decarboxylase family protein, producing MTSRELVYQALEFKQPKRVPRDLWILPWAQENYSQALQRLKKEYPSDFTGAPGYCLEQDIAKGDPYAVGESVDAWGCRFINYQKGIIGEVKTPLVCGENWEDVDNVHIPIEWLTIDEQKINAFCSSTDKFVMAGCCPRPFEQLQFIRGTQNLFVDLMLLPEGLLEFMKRMHKFYCELLEKWAKTDVDALMIMDDWGSQQSLLINPKLWIELFKPMYKDYIDIAHRHGKKIFMHSDGYILDIFPHLIELGLDAINSQVFCMTPKLLSQYQGKITFWGEIDRQYILPFGTEKEVEQAVHSIKEYLYHGGGCIAQCEFGPGAKPENITKVFKTWDEIS from the coding sequence ATGACATCAAGAGAATTAGTATATCAAGCGTTGGAATTTAAACAGCCAAAGCGGGTGCCAAGGGATTTGTGGATTTTGCCTTGGGCACAGGAGAATTATTCGCAAGCATTGCAAAGGCTTAAAAAAGAGTATCCGAGTGACTTTACAGGAGCACCGGGATATTGCTTAGAGCAAGATATAGCAAAGGGAGACCCCTATGCAGTTGGAGAATCTGTGGATGCATGGGGGTGTCGATTTATCAATTATCAAAAAGGGATTATTGGTGAGGTTAAGACACCGCTTGTTTGTGGAGAAAACTGGGAAGACGTGGATAATGTTCATATCCCCATAGAATGGTTGACCATCGATGAACAAAAAATTAATGCGTTTTGTAGCAGTACGGACAAGTTTGTTATGGCAGGATGTTGCCCGCGGCCCTTTGAGCAGCTACAGTTTATTCGTGGAACACAAAATCTATTTGTTGATTTAATGTTATTGCCAGAAGGCTTGCTTGAGTTTATGAAACGCATGCATAAGTTTTACTGTGAACTTCTTGAAAAATGGGCAAAAACAGATGTCGATGCGCTAATGATTATGGATGATTGGGGGTCACAGCAAAGCTTGCTGATCAATCCAAAATTATGGATTGAGTTATTTAAGCCCATGTATAAGGATTATATTGATATCGCTCATCGACATGGGAAAAAAATATTTATGCATTCAGATGGATATATCCTTGATATTTTTCCACATCTTATTGAGCTAGGATTAGATGCGATTAATTCGCAAGTCTTTTGTATGACACCCAAGCTTTTATCCCAATATCAAGGGAAAATAACCTTTTGGGGAGAGATTGATCGACAATATATCTTACCGTTTGGAACCGAAAAAGAAGTTGAACAAGCGGTGCACAGTATTAAGGAATATCTTTACCATGGCGGTGGCTGCATAGCTCAATGTGAGTTTGGCCCCGGTGCAAAGCCTGAAAATATAACCAAAGTCTTTAAAACATGGGATGAGATTAGTTGA
- a CDS encoding AraC family ligand binding domain-containing protein: protein MKNFEPLLKICQQDIKFNTVGIRILGIHDMDNGSQWKVTRHRHTFFELHYVIKGHVHTRMEEQEYKIEAGTYYIIAPQTYHSHKQKEDSSHIGVAIRWEFTNETIETKELASALEQASLEPIAEDANMHAYIASLLKTGEANKSMSEVQLLVLQIVFRAAAQQQREDAMDYSMYKKRQHDHIVNQALRFIEENYMQDILVEDVAHSV from the coding sequence ATGAAAAACTTTGAGCCACTTCTAAAAATATGCCAACAAGACATAAAATTCAATACGGTTGGAATTCGAATTCTTGGAATCCATGATATGGATAATGGAAGTCAATGGAAAGTTACAAGGCATCGACATACTTTTTTTGAATTGCATTATGTGATTAAAGGGCATGTACATACACGGATGGAAGAACAGGAATATAAAATAGAAGCCGGTACCTATTATATTATTGCTCCACAAACGTATCATTCACATAAGCAAAAAGAAGACTCCTCACATATTGGAGTGGCAATCCGTTGGGAGTTCACCAATGAAACTATCGAGACAAAAGAGCTAGCATCAGCACTTGAACAAGCCTCTTTGGAGCCTATAGCAGAAGATGCAAACATGCATGCATACATAGCGAGTCTTTTAAAAACAGGCGAAGCAAACAAGAGCATGTCCGAAGTACAGCTTTTAGTATTGCAAATTGTTTTTCGCGCAGCAGCCCAGCAGCAACGAGAAGATGCGATGGACTACTCCATGTATAAAAAGCGACAGCATGATCATATAGTCAATCAAGCTCTTCGCTTTATCGAAGAAAATTATATGCAAGACATATTGGTTGAGGATGTAGCCCATTCAGTGTAA
- a CDS encoding sulfatase has translation MRLLFIDIDTLRPDHMSCYGYHRKTTPNIDLLCNEGIRFDNYYTSNAPCLPSRAALISGMFGFKNGAVGHGGTAADRRLSGADRSFQDYVDVDNFHNIFRKAGMQTASISTFPERHSMWWFNAGLNECYNQGGCGSESGEQVLPTALDWLERKGSDDNWYLHFHIWDPHTPYRAPQEFGDPFKNDPIKAWLTPEVFEAHKSHVGPHSILETGMYDDNVGNFPRQPGSCEDYDTFIKFLNGYDTGILYADYIVGQVIDKLKSLGIYEDTAIIITSDHGENMGELGIYAEHGTADKATCNIPMIIKWPGVIGGKIDSGFHYNLDLLPTLSEMLGVDSASHWDGKSYASVFNGGDATRDYLILSQNAHVCQRSARFGDWLYMRTIHDGYHLFDKEMLYNLKNDPYEQYDVKDAHPDICAQGAKLILDWQEELLLENPGITDPMWTVMREGGPFHTRTDLEAYIKRLESTNRCAGAQKLRDKYL, from the coding sequence ATGCGACTGTTATTTATCGATATCGATACTTTAAGACCTGACCATATGAGCTGTTATGGTTATCACAGAAAAACAACCCCTAACATCGACCTACTCTGTAATGAAGGCATCCGCTTTGACAATTATTATACATCCAACGCTCCTTGTCTACCTTCTAGGGCGGCACTTATCAGTGGAATGTTTGGATTTAAAAATGGTGCTGTCGGCCATGGAGGAACAGCAGCCGACCGCCGTCTCTCTGGTGCTGACCGCTCCTTTCAAGACTATGTCGATGTGGATAATTTTCACAATATCTTTAGAAAAGCCGGAATGCAGACGGCTTCAATTAGTACTTTTCCTGAGCGCCACTCCATGTGGTGGTTTAATGCAGGTCTTAACGAATGCTATAATCAAGGCGGTTGTGGAAGTGAATCCGGCGAGCAGGTTTTGCCTACAGCCCTTGATTGGTTAGAACGTAAAGGTTCAGACGATAACTGGTACCTGCATTTTCATATCTGGGATCCTCACACCCCTTATCGCGCACCTCAAGAGTTTGGAGACCCTTTTAAAAATGACCCCATAAAAGCGTGGTTAACTCCTGAAGTTTTTGAAGCACACAAGTCCCATGTTGGTCCACATTCAATTTTAGAAACAGGAATGTATGACGATAATGTTGGGAATTTTCCTAGACAACCGGGCAGTTGCGAAGATTATGATACCTTTATTAAGTTTCTCAATGGATATGATACTGGAATTTTATATGCCGATTATATCGTCGGTCAAGTCATTGATAAGTTAAAATCCTTAGGCATCTATGAAGATACTGCAATTATTATCACTTCTGATCACGGAGAAAATATGGGTGAACTAGGCATCTATGCAGAACATGGAACCGCCGATAAAGCTACTTGTAATATTCCTATGATTATCAAGTGGCCCGGTGTCATCGGCGGTAAAATTGACTCCGGCTTCCATTATAATTTAGACCTATTGCCAACGCTTTCGGAGATGTTAGGGGTCGATAGCGCTTCCCACTGGGATGGCAAGAGCTATGCTTCTGTCTTTAATGGCGGCGACGCTACAAGAGACTATTTAATTCTTTCGCAAAATGCGCATGTGTGTCAACGCAGTGCTCGATTTGGAGATTGGCTATATATGCGTACCATACATGATGGCTACCATCTGTTTGATAAGGAAATGCTATATAACTTAAAAAATGATCCCTATGAGCAATATGATGTAAAAGATGCACATCCAGATATTTGCGCTCAAGGCGCAAAATTAATCTTAGACTGGCAAGAAGAGTTGTTACTTGAAAATCCGGGCATCACCGATCCGATGTGGACAGTCATGCGTGAAGGCGGTCCTTTTCATACTCGCACAGATCTTGAGGCCTACATCAAGCGCCTAGAGTCTACCAATCGCTGTGCAGGCGCACAAAAATTACGCGATAAATATTTATAA
- a CDS encoding AraC family transcriptional regulator: MMNKVPKHQFIDIGKKRLPVWITKQYRNKNDTGFEMHWHEAIEFYFVLQGAVEVFCNKEREWLYEGDTGYIGWCEVHNGMDFLDGTTFLTVQIDLTAFEYGEDEENPFIDVYKHVPTFIKNDEQLRRIAQQLQTLNARDDEASYYRVKGVIYQLIGYLLEIRTQNNQHQLVGNKQSEKLVREVVRYITYHFNEHLSLMQLSKEIGVTPQHLSMIFKKQSGLTLHQYINKYRCYRALTHMVNGMTFSQAAFEVGYNDYNYFSRAFKKVFGMSPRNYIEGMQAYKKREK, from the coding sequence ATGATGAATAAAGTTCCAAAACACCAATTTATTGATATTGGGAAAAAACGTTTGCCGGTATGGATAACAAAACAGTATAGAAATAAAAATGATACTGGATTTGAAATGCATTGGCATGAAGCGATTGAGTTTTACTTTGTCTTACAAGGTGCAGTGGAAGTCTTTTGTAACAAAGAACGGGAGTGGTTATATGAAGGGGATACAGGTTATATTGGATGGTGTGAGGTACATAATGGCATGGATTTTTTAGATGGGACAACGTTCTTGACGGTTCAAATTGATCTGACAGCGTTTGAATATGGAGAAGATGAAGAAAATCCATTTATTGATGTATATAAACACGTTCCGACATTTATCAAAAATGATGAGCAATTAAGAAGGATTGCACAACAACTTCAAACCCTTAATGCAAGAGATGACGAGGCGAGTTACTATAGGGTTAAGGGTGTTATCTATCAATTAATAGGCTATCTTTTAGAGATTCGAACCCAAAATAACCAGCATCAATTAGTGGGTAATAAACAATCAGAAAAGCTCGTAAGAGAAGTCGTGCGGTATATAACCTATCACTTTAACGAGCATTTGTCGCTCATGCAACTTAGTAAAGAAATCGGAGTGACACCGCAACACTTGAGTATGATTTTTAAAAAACAATCCGGATTAACATTGCATCAATATATCAATAAATATCGATGTTATAGAGCGTTGACACATATGGTTAATGGGATGACCTTTTCCCAGGCAGCCTTTGAGGTGGGATATAATGACTATAACTATTTTTCAAGAGCGTTTAAAAAAGTATTTGGAATGTCGCCGCGTAATTATATAGAGGGAATGCAGGCGTATAAAAAGCGTGAAAAATAA
- a CDS encoding ABC transporter permease subunit, with amino-acid sequence MLYKMRKNLPFLLMVLPGFIWLLVIKYLPMAGVVIAFKDFRYYPGGFINSLLKSEWVGFDNFRFLFASNDAKVIIRNTLGYNIIFIITGTVLAVSFAIMLNELTNHRLSKIYQTSMFFPYFLSWVIVSYFVFTFLSIDKGVVNNILVSMGREPVSWYSETKWWPFFLVLINNWKNVGYSTVFYLAAIVSIDKAYYESAMLDGAGKWKQIIYITLPHLKPMIITLTVLAVGRIFNADFGLFYNVPKESGPLFPVTNVIDTYVYRGLMKTGDVGITTATGLLQSTVGFIMIMLTNAIIRKVDKENSIF; translated from the coding sequence ATGCTGTATAAAATGAGGAAAAATTTACCCTTTTTACTAATGGTATTACCAGGGTTTATTTGGTTATTAGTCATTAAATATTTACCAATGGCAGGTGTTGTCATTGCATTTAAAGATTTTCGCTATTATCCCGGAGGATTTATTAACAGTTTGCTAAAAAGTGAATGGGTTGGCTTTGACAACTTTAGATTTTTGTTTGCATCCAACGATGCCAAAGTAATCATTCGAAACACGTTAGGCTATAATATTATATTTATTATTACAGGAACTGTTCTTGCGGTATCCTTTGCAATTATGCTTAATGAGTTGACGAATCACCGCTTAAGCAAAATTTATCAGACGAGTATGTTCTTTCCGTATTTTTTATCGTGGGTCATCGTATCTTACTTCGTCTTTACTTTTTTGAGTATAGATAAGGGTGTAGTTAATAATATTTTGGTAAGCATGGGGCGAGAACCGGTGTCTTGGTATTCAGAGACAAAATGGTGGCCGTTCTTCCTAGTATTGATTAACAACTGGAAAAATGTAGGGTATTCTACCGTGTTTTACTTAGCAGCAATTGTAAGTATTGATAAGGCTTATTATGAATCAGCGATGCTTGATGGAGCAGGAAAGTGGAAACAGATTATATACATTACACTTCCCCATTTAAAACCAATGATCATAACCCTTACCGTCTTAGCTGTAGGTCGGATTTTCAATGCGGATTTTGGACTGTTTTATAATGTGCCCAAAGAATCCGGACCACTATTTCCGGTAACGAATGTTATTGATACATATGTATATCGTGGACTTATGAAAACAGGTGATGTTGGAATTACAACCGCAACAGGGCTTTTGCAATCAACAGTTGGTTTTATAATGATTATGCTTACTAACGCAATTATACGAAAAGTAGACAAAGAAAACAGCATTTTCTAA
- a CDS encoding carbohydrate ABC transporter permease, whose protein sequence is MFAKRKRKNFHQISRGPEIAIAVFFGLFSLACFVPFLLVIVASFTDESTLIQNGYTLFPEKYSLNAYIYIFKVGKQILRSFGVTIFITVIGTTLSLIVTSFYSYALTRPKFIFRKFFNYAAFFTMLFTGGLVPTYLVVTRVLGLGNTIWALILPLLMNAFYIIVMRTFFKTTIPESIIEAAHIDGAGEFRTFLKIVVPISLPSIATIALFTTLAYWNDWFQALLYIDSAEYMPIQYLMMKIESQMQFLIQNADAIGSSAISIADLPAETLRMAIVVISTVPIACAYPFFQKYFVKGLTVGSVKG, encoded by the coding sequence ATGTTCGCAAAAAGAAAGAGAAAAAATTTTCATCAGATATCAAGAGGACCAGAAATTGCCATTGCTGTTTTTTTTGGATTATTTTCACTAGCATGTTTTGTTCCGTTTTTACTTGTGATCGTGGCATCATTTACGGATGAAAGCACATTGATACAAAATGGATATACGCTATTTCCCGAAAAATATAGCTTGAACGCATATATTTATATTTTTAAAGTAGGAAAACAAATCTTGCGCTCTTTTGGTGTAACCATCTTCATTACAGTTATAGGTACAACACTTAGCTTGATTGTAACGTCGTTTTATTCTTATGCACTGACAAGACCAAAGTTCATCTTCCGTAAGTTTTTTAATTATGCAGCATTTTTTACGATGCTCTTTACAGGGGGATTGGTTCCGACGTATTTAGTAGTTACACGTGTTCTTGGCTTAGGAAATACAATTTGGGCACTGATACTTCCGCTATTAATGAATGCGTTTTATATTATTGTTATGCGTACATTTTTTAAAACAACCATACCGGAATCTATTATTGAAGCGGCACATATTGATGGAGCGGGTGAGTTTAGAACGTTTTTAAAAATTGTCGTTCCTATTTCCCTGCCATCCATTGCAACCATTGCGTTATTTACGACATTGGCGTATTGGAATGATTGGTTCCAAGCGTTACTATATATTGACTCGGCGGAATATATGCCTATTCAATATTTGATGATGAAAATTGAAAGTCAGATGCAGTTTCTCATCCAAAATGCAGATGCAATCGGAAGTAGTGCAATCTCTATTGCAGATTTACCGGCAGAGACCCTAAGAATGGCGATTGTAGTTATCTCAACGGTTCCGATTGCCTGTGCCTATCCCTTCTTCCAAAAGTATTTTGTTAAGGGACTGACTGTAGGCTCTGTAAAAGGATAG
- a CDS encoding DUF624 domain-containing protein yields MKSVFSIDGIMYKWGMAMIDAIYMNLLWIVFTLIGLGFTGGAATVALMTMFKRKNEGKGNIGFHYFFEVFKQKFHIATKVWLIMLSCIAVILINLTQMDRLTRIFSNPVLLLIIFAVQFTLLIQIIATTTYTLILLAYKSGTIKQLFFEATVMAYQFLGTTITLLALLSVLVYGSVFVPIFNFVGISVFSIIAIKMLNTKIIIKEEAHHDE; encoded by the coding sequence ATGAAAAGTGTATTTTCGATTGATGGCATAATGTATAAATGGGGAATGGCAATGATTGATGCCATCTATATGAATTTATTATGGATAGTGTTTACCTTGATTGGTCTTGGATTTACGGGGGGAGCGGCAACGGTTGCCTTAATGACTATGTTTAAAAGGAAGAATGAAGGCAAGGGAAATATTGGCTTTCATTACTTTTTTGAAGTGTTTAAGCAAAAGTTTCACATAGCAACAAAAGTTTGGCTGATTATGCTAAGTTGTATAGCGGTTATTTTAATTAACTTAACCCAGATGGATCGCTTGACGCGTATTTTTAGCAACCCGGTTCTGTTGCTGATCATCTTTGCAGTGCAGTTTACGCTGTTGATTCAAATTATAGCAACCACCACATATACGTTGATTTTGTTGGCATATAAATCAGGGACCATTAAACAGTTGTTTTTTGAAGCAACGGTGATGGCTTATCAATTTTTAGGAACGACAATCACACTTTTGGCACTGTTAAGTGTACTTGTGTATGGAAGTGTTTTTGTACCAATTTTTAATTTTGTAGGCATTAGTGTATTTAGTATTATTGCTATAAAAATGCTAAATACAAAAATCATCATAAAAGAGGAGGCACATCATGACGAATGA